A stretch of Mytilus edulis chromosome 11, xbMytEdul2.2, whole genome shotgun sequence DNA encodes these proteins:
- the LOC139496381 gene encoding zinc finger protein 596-like, with protein MYGLEDLVTINGTEERYIGTEAGHKSHDYDLCGMLCKQTGNLQNHIRTHEGDKSYDCYVCGKRFIYASSLQNHMRTHTGEKPYDCDVCGKGFSRIGNLQRHIRTHTGDTPYDCGECGKGFSHLSSLQRHMRTHTVDKSQECDVCGKVISHLSNLKRHMRTHTDDRTHDCDVCGKRFRQHYDLGRHMSIHTGDKPYDCCECGKAFSRLSNLKRHMRTHHVNTEDKADEAHNEHTEMFVVEVQCE; from the coding sequence ATGTATGGGCTAGAGGATTTAGTCACAATCAATGGGACTGAAGagagatacataggtacagaggcTGGTCATAAGTCTCATGACTATGATTTGTGTGGCATGCTGTGTAAACAGACTGGTAATTTGCAAAATCACATTAGAACACATGAAGGAGATAAATCTTATGACTGCTATGTATGTGGTAAACGATTTATTTATGCCAGTAGTTTACAGAATCACATGCGAACACACACAGGGGAGAAACCGtatgactgtgatgtatgtggtaaagggtttagtcgcATTGGTAATTTACAGAGACACATTAGAACACATACAGGGGATACACCTTATGACTGTGGTGAATGTGGTAAAGGATTTAGTCACCTTAGTAGTTTGcagagacacatgagaacacatacagtgGATAAATCTCAggaatgtgatgtatgtggtaaagttATTAGTCACCTTAGTAATTTAAAGAGAcatatgagaacacatacagaTGATAGAACTCAcgactgtgatgtatgtggtaaacggTTTAGACAGCATTATGATTTAGGGAGACACATGAGTATACATACAGGCGATAAACCTTACGACTGTTGTGAATGTGGCAAAGCGTTTAGTCGACTCAGTAATTTAaagagacacatgagaacacatcaTGTAAATACGGAGGATAAAGCAGATGAAGCTCACAATGAGCATACTGAGATGTTTGTCGTTGAGGTTCAGTGTGAGTGA